A part of Rhopalosiphum maidis isolate BTI-1 chromosome 3, ASM367621v3, whole genome shotgun sequence genomic DNA contains:
- the LOC113559154 gene encoding dynein light chain roadblock-type 2-like yields MNDIHHEFEETVKRIQSHNGVDGVIVVNNNGDLITSTLDMRSSVNYADIMLDLAENAKRFVRNLDPTNELTVLRMGSKRQEVLVAPGKDFVMIVLQKQNHKSIMKSIINSL; encoded by the exons atgaaTGATATTCATCATGAATTTGAAGAAACTGTGAAACGTATCCAATCTCACAACGGAGTTGATGGTGTTATTGTCGTAAACAATAATG gtgATCTCATAACTTCAACTCTAGACATGAGATCGTCTGTTAACTACGCTGACATAATGTTAGATTTGGCTGAAAACGCGAAGAGGTTTGTCAGAAACTTGGATCCGACCAACGAGTTAACGGTTTTACGAATGGGTTCTAAAAGACAAGAAGTACTGGTGGCGCCTG gtaaAGATTTTGTAATGATCGTTCTTCAgaaacaaaatcataaatctataatgaaaagtataattaactCTTTATAA
- the LOC113556277 gene encoding dynein light chain roadblock-type 2-like — protein MASEVEDTLKRIQSHRGVIGTIVVNNEGIPIKSTLDNSTSVQYAGLIQQLADKARSVVRDLDPSNDLMFLRMRTKKHEIMVAPDKDFIMIVIQNPTEAQS, from the exons ATGGCCAGCGAAGTCGAAGATACTTTGAAACGCATCCAATCTCATCGTGGAGTAATCGGTACAATTGTAGTAAATAATGAAG gCATTCCTATTAAGTCGACTTTAGACAATTCAACTTCAGTTCAATATGCTGGATTGATACAGCAGTTGGCTGATAAAGCTAGAAGTGTTGTAAGAGATTTGGATCCGTCAAACGATTTGATGTTCTTGCGAATGCGTACTAAAAAACACGAGATAATGGTGGCACCAG ATAAAGATTTCATAATGATCGTAATTCAAAATCCAACAGAAGCACAGTCATAA